In one window of Azotobacter salinestris DNA:
- a CDS encoding ChbG/HpnK family deacetylase: protein MPSRVIINADDFGLDREENAVIVRAFRCGLISSATLMANMPAFAQACALIHAEGLHGRVGLHVNLTYGRPLSSAIAHLSCFCDEAGEFRLRLPRHRLWLGRAARTAIDEELEAQWQHCLHHGVRPSHLDSHQHVHNIWPIGEQLARFAAARGVPLRLARNLGGNFSPAKRLFKTLLNRRLRQLAGRCAEYVCTPADLRDQPLPAQGTLEVIAHPCNLGGDFGDAYLTPGESLAALLERRLGNIPRVAYSTMETPAAAPCLP, encoded by the coding sequence ATGCCCAGCCGAGTGATCATCAACGCCGACGATTTCGGCCTGGACCGCGAAGAGAACGCCGTCATCGTCCGCGCCTTCCGCTGCGGCCTGATCAGCTCGGCGACCCTGATGGCGAACATGCCGGCGTTCGCCCAGGCCTGCGCGCTGATCCATGCCGAGGGCCTGCACGGCCGGGTCGGCCTGCACGTCAACCTCACCTACGGCCGCCCGCTGAGCAGCGCCATCGCCCACCTGTCCTGCTTCTGCGACGAAGCCGGCGAATTCCGGCTGCGCCTGCCGCGCCATCGCCTGTGGCTGGGCCGCGCCGCGCGCACGGCGATCGACGAGGAACTGGAAGCGCAATGGCAGCATTGCCTGCACCACGGGGTGCGGCCCAGCCACCTGGACTCCCACCAGCACGTGCACAACATCTGGCCGATCGGCGAGCAGCTGGCGCGCTTCGCCGCCGCCCGGGGCGTGCCGCTGCGCCTGGCGCGCAACCTGGGCGGCAATTTCAGCCCGGCCAAGCGGCTGTTCAAGACCCTGCTCAACCGGCGCCTGCGCCAGCTGGCCGGGCGCTGCGCCGAATACGTCTGCACCCCGGCCGACCTGCGCGACCAGCCCCTGCCGGCGCAGGGCACCCTGGAGGTGATCGCCCACCCCTGCAACCTGGGCGGGGACTTCGGCGACGCCTACCTGACGCCCGGCGAATCCCTCGCCGCCCTGCTCGAGCGCCGCCTGGGCAACATCCCGCGGGTCGCCTACAGCACCATGGAAACGCCCGCGGCCGCCCCGTGCCTCCCGTGA
- a CDS encoding GNAT family N-acetyltransferase — translation MDYRFQWTTSLCAPDFPHEAYARLHALVPQATPFNHLGWLQAAERALEPGQRLHVLLAWADQELRLCLPLVCSRERRFGLRWTVLRHLGYPLGDRIALLCRLDEHGRRQARAAIHRHLPHALLQLHELVEGGEQQVLLEGWAAASSTHERRPTCRVPVHAIDEDDRHEPSGDLRYKLRRARKRTAACDARVRRLTPDGASIDAALEAIAAVEQASWKGEQGVGIFSGERRRQWMREAFADLAAAGLVRIVLLEHQGRCISYRLGLLERGRLYDYNLAFLPDYAELGSGRLLLDEWIRWGLEEGWQYIDASRVSLYNSSHQLHERMTGEVLQLRWSLYSWRPDGIALGLAYRLWSALKARRPGIAAPSSPSAGERPCPAE, via the coding sequence ATGGACTATCGCTTTCAATGGACGACCAGCCTCTGCGCCCCCGACTTCCCCCACGAGGCCTATGCCAGGCTCCATGCGCTGGTGCCGCAGGCCACTCCGTTCAATCACCTCGGCTGGCTGCAGGCCGCCGAACGCGCCCTCGAACCGGGACAGCGTCTGCATGTGCTGCTGGCCTGGGCGGACCAGGAGCTGCGCCTGTGCCTGCCGCTGGTCTGCAGCCGCGAGCGCCGCTTCGGCCTGCGCTGGACGGTGCTGCGCCATCTCGGCTATCCGCTCGGCGACCGCATCGCCCTGCTCTGCCGGCTCGACGAGCACGGCCGGCGCCAGGCGCGGGCGGCCATCCACCGCCATCTGCCGCACGCCCTCCTGCAACTGCACGAACTGGTCGAAGGCGGCGAGCAGCAGGTCCTGCTCGAGGGCTGGGCCGCGGCCAGCTCGACCCACGAACGGCGCCCGACCTGCCGGGTGCCGGTGCATGCGATCGACGAGGACGACCGGCACGAGCCGTCCGGCGACCTGCGCTACAAGCTGCGCCGGGCGCGCAAGCGCACGGCCGCCTGCGATGCCCGGGTGCGCCGCCTGACGCCGGACGGCGCGAGCATCGACGCCGCACTGGAGGCCATCGCCGCGGTCGAGCAGGCCAGCTGGAAGGGCGAGCAGGGCGTCGGCATCTTCTCCGGCGAACGGCGCCGGCAGTGGATGCGCGAGGCCTTCGCCGATCTCGCCGCGGCCGGCCTGGTGCGCATCGTCCTGCTCGAACACCAGGGCCGCTGCATCAGCTACCGCCTGGGGCTTCTGGAGCGCGGCCGGCTGTACGACTACAACCTGGCCTTCCTGCCCGACTACGCCGAGCTCGGCAGCGGCCGCCTGCTGCTGGACGAGTGGATCCGCTGGGGCCTGGAGGAAGGCTGGCAATACATCGACGCCTCGCGGGTCAGCCTCTACAACTCCAGCCATCAGCTGCACGAGCGCATGACCGGCGAGGTCCTGCAGCTGCGCTGGAGCCTCTACTCCTGGCGCCCCGACGGCATCGCCCTGGGCCTGGCCTATCGCCTGTGGAGCGCCCTCAAGGCCCGGCGCCCGGGCATCGCGGCCCCCTCCTCGCCGAGTGCCGGAGAACGCCCATGCCCAGCCGAGTGA